Proteins from a genomic interval of Zingiber officinale cultivar Zhangliang chromosome 2A, Zo_v1.1, whole genome shotgun sequence:
- the LOC122042068 gene encoding cysteine-rich receptor-like protein kinase 10, which yields MSFSSAAWFNPSLQEFVNMGCHHKFSPSSSCLLSLLIVFHFGLAVAITPKLLWNYCPTDANYTAMSAFRTNLNLLLSSLSSSTAAAAGFYNDTVGRPPNQVYGLALCQGDLSFGDCQGCANASVQAITQECPKGMSSTIWYDICMLRYSNTNFFSAADTVYKVYERNVNNASDLQIFNQQLGNLMNSLATEAARSPSKLFAAGSANLTSFTKVYGLVQCTRDLSADDCYRCLLDSVGSIPSLCDGKQGCKVYGQSCRLRYEMAPFYNISATDVASSSPPSPVVPVSPPSSLPTGGNEGNSNGSRRTVLLITIPVAIATLLFLCAIFICCGRTQVGIRRWKPLPQVFVNQDQHEINSAESLLFDLESIRVATDNFSDANKLGEGGFGPVYKGTLENEELIAVKRLSRNSGQGLVELKNEVLLLVKLQHRNLVRLLGCCLKSEEKLLVYEYLPNTSLDKFLFDSSKRMQLDWATRFKIIEGISRGLLYLHEDSRLKIIHRDLKASNILLDANMNPKISDFGLAKLFGVDETQRNTSRIAGTYGYMAPEYAFYGLFSIKSDVFSYGVLILEILTGQKNSNYQGSSSSGCFVDLITQVWQHWTQGNILQLIDQNLVDHCPTQEALRCMHIGLLCVQEDPVQRPTMANIVIMLNTHSVSLPAPSAPAFVNHNTITTELGNAFVNHNTITTELGNALESSGNSSESKGKARNFSQNDVSSSEMEAR from the exons ATGAGCTTCTCTTCTGCTGCTTGGTTCAATCCATCTCTGCAAGAGTTTGTGAACATGGGTTGCCATCACAAGTTTAGTCCCTCCTCCTCTTGCTTGCTGTCTCTGCTCATCGTCTTCCACTTTGGTCTTGCAGTAGCCATCACCCCAAAATTGCTGTGGAACTACTGCCCAACTGATGCAAACTACACAGCAATGAGCGCGTTCCGCACCAACCTCaatctcctcctctcttccctctcctcctctaccgCCGCCGCCGCAGGGTTCTACAACGACACGGTAGGTCGACCTCCGAACCAAGTCTACGGCCTCGCGCTGTGCCAAGGAGACCTCTCCTTCGGTGACTGCCAGGGCTGCGCCAATGCCTCCGTTCAAGCCATCACCCAGGAGTGCCCCAAGGGCATGAGCTCCACCATATGGTACGACATCTGCATGCTCCGCTACTCCAACACAAACTTCTTCTCCGCCGCCGACACTGTCTACAAGGTCTATGAAAGAAACGTCAACAACGCGTCGGACCTGCAGATCTTCAACCAGCAATTGGGAAATCTGATGAACAGTCTCGCCACCGAGGCAGCGCGTAGCCCGTCGAAGCTGTTCGCGGCGGGAAGTGCGAACCTgacgagcttcacgaaggtatatGGGCTGGTGCAGTGCACAAGGGACTTGTCCGCGGATGATTGCTACAGATGTCTTCTTGACTCAGTGGGGAGCATACCAAGCTTATGCGACGGGAAGCAGGGGTGCAAGGTATACGGACAGAGCTGCAGACTTCGATATGAAATGGCCCCTTTCTATAACATTTCTGCAACAGACGTTGCCTCCTCGTCGCCTCCGTCGCCAGTCGTTCCAGTTTCACCTCCATCGTCGCTGCCGACCGGTGGCAATGAAG gaAATAGTAATGGATCCAGGAGAACAGTTCTACTCATTACCATCCCTGTTGCTATAGCCACACTACTGTTCCTTTGTGCCATTTTTATTTGCTGTGGAAGAACACAAGTAGGAATTCGAAGATGGAAACCACTCCCGCAAGTATTCG TGAATCAAGATCAACATGAAATAAATAGTGCAGAATCTCTATTGTTTGATCTTGAGAGTATTAGGGTTGCTACCGACAATTTCTCTGATGCAAACAAGCTAGGAGAAGGTGGATTTGGACCAGTTTATAAG GGCACACTAGAGAATGAAGAGCTGATAGCAGTGAAAAGGCTTTCGAGAAATTCAGGGCAAGGACTAGTTGAGTTGAAAAATGAAGTGCTTCTACTCGTCAAACTTCAACACAGAAACCTTGTCAGGCTTTTGGGCTGTTGCTTAAAATCGGAGGAGAAACTACTTGTTTATGAGTACCTTCCTAATACAAGTCTTGACAAGTTTTTGTTTG ATTCTTCGAAAAGAATGCAATTGGACTGGGCAACGCGGTTTAAGATCATCGAAGGCATCAGTCGAGGACTTCTTTATTTGCATGAAGATTCACGGCTAAAGATCATTCACCGGGATCTAAAAGCAAGTAACATCTTGTTAGATGCAAATATGAATCCCAAAATTTCAGACTTCGGTTTAGCCAAGCTTTTTGGTGTAGATGAGACCCAGAGAAACACTAGTAGAATCGCAGGAACATA TGGATACATGGCACCGGAATATGCTTTTTATGGCCTCTTCTCGATTAAATCAGATGTGTTTAGCTATGGTGTGCTGATTTTAGAGATTTTGACTGGTCAGAAGAATAGTAATTACCAAGGATCATCATCCTCCGGGTGCTTTGTAGATCTTATTACTCAA GTTTGGCAGCATTGGACTCAAGGAAATATCTTGCAGCTGATCGATCAAAATCTAGTCGATCATTGTCCGACTCAAGAAGCATTAAGGTGCATGCATATAGGATTACTGTGTGTCCAAGAAGATCCAGTTCAAAGACCCACCATGGCCAATATTGTTATTATGCTCAATACTCACTCAGTCAGTCTTCCTGCACCTTCAGCTCCTGCATTTGTCAATCACAATACCATAACCACTGAATTAGGTAATGCATTTGTCAATCACAATACCATAACCACTGAATTAGGTAATGCTCTAGAATCGAGCGGGAATTCTAGCGAAAGCAAAGGGAAGGCAAGGAATTTTTCTCAAAATGATGTTTCAAGCTCCGAGATGGAGGCTAGATAG